From a region of the Triticum aestivum cultivar Chinese Spring chromosome 7D, IWGSC CS RefSeq v2.1, whole genome shotgun sequence genome:
- the LOC123169431 gene encoding uncharacterized protein — protein METSQKTLPDIPGDLLEKIFVRLPTPEDLARTSAACVTFRGVVTDGSFLRSFRRLHAPPVLGFFAHSQFHPAPPPHPSARAARALALAADFSFSFLPSYCRWGVCDSRDGRVLLARKPEKGKEAPIFTELVVCDPLHRQYILLPTVPEDLVASVENSVKDCILFFISPNKAEETEFRVIWMARCGINLTVLVFSSSTGEWLAASSSQDWRDIVVVGDPFYFLRPHFSGGCIYWDSPLNQNKLLVLDTSTMEFSIADFPPGEWGDVKLAIVDAGEGRFGMFSIHDGDEGGESVLNYMVGQNKGESSGQLKKVSLSLGYGHRYYFTNYATQNYLILLRTEARPYVGLSQAPSKIEFFSLDVKTMQLERMFIEPSMFGGSKVHIYTNFPPSLLSSPTI, from the coding sequence ATGGAGACCAGCCAGAAAACTTTGCCGGACATCCCCGGCGACCTCTTGGAGAAGATATTCGTCCGGCTGCCCACCCCAGAAGATCTCGCTCGCACCTCCGCCGCCTGCGTCACGTTCCGCGGAGTCGTCACCGACGGCTCCTTCCTCCGCAGCTTCCGCCGCCTCCACGCACCACCAGTCCTCGGCTTCTTCGCGCATAGCCAGTTCCATCCCGCTCCGCCGCCTCACCCCTCCGCGCGTGCCGCCCGCGCGCTTGCCCTAGCCGCTGACTTCAgcttctccttcctcccctcctACTGCAGATGGGGCGTCTGTGACAGCCGCGATGGCCGCGTCCTTCTTGCTCGCAAGCCCGAAAAGGGCAAGGAGGCCCCGATCTTCACGGAGCTCGTGGTGTGCGACCCCTTGCACCGGCAGTACATCCTGCTCCCCACAGTGCCTGAAGATCTGGTGGCATCGGTGGAAAACTCGGTCAAGGATTGTATTCTCTTCTTCATTTCACCCAACAAGGCTGAAGAGACTGAGTTCAGAGTGATCTGGATGGCACGTTGCGGAATTAATCTGACCGTCCTCGTCTTCTCTTCCAGCACCGGGGAATGGCTAGCCGCCTCATCGTCCCAGGACTGGAGGGATATAGTCGTTGTCGGTGACCCGTTCTATTTTCTCAGGCCCCATTTCTCAGGTGGCTGCATCTACTGGGACTCGCCGTTGAACCAGAACAAGTTGCTCGTGCTGGACACTAGTACTATGGAGTTCTCCATTGCAGATTTCCCACCTGGAGAATGGGGCGATGTAAAATTAGCTATTGTCGATGCAGGGGAAGGCAGGTTTGGGATGTTTAGCATCCATGATGGAGATGAAGGTGGTGAATCTGTTCTTAATTATATGGTTGGGCAAAACAAAGGTGAGAGTTCTGGCCAGCTGAAGAAAGTCTCACTCTCACTAGGTTATGGGCATCGGTATTATTTCACAAACTATGCAACACAGAATTACTTGATCCTATTAAGGACAGAAGCTAGGCCGTACGTAGGCTTATCACAGGCCCCATCGAAGATAGAATTTTTCTCACTGGATGTCAAGACAATGCAGCTTGAGAGGATGTTTATTGAACCTTCCATGTTTGGTGGTTCTAAAGTGCACATATATACCAACTTCCCACCGTCGTTATTGTCTTCACCAACAATATGA